One genomic region from Spirosoma sp. KCTC 42546 encodes:
- a CDS encoding DUF4296 domain-containing protein, translating to MHRNRFCAYLWSVLLGGWLVVACTAPEDEKPDGLIATDKMADILTEVHMTEARISRLGLASIDSSNIAYKHLEANIFKKFGVDTATYRTSYIFYSSHPQDMELIYKRVTDNLQKKISAKNAKQPKG from the coding sequence ATGCATCGAAACCGATTTTGTGCTTACCTCTGGAGTGTGCTGCTGGGTGGGTGGCTGGTTGTGGCCTGCACCGCTCCAGAAGATGAAAAACCAGATGGGCTGATTGCAACAGATAAAATGGCGGATATTCTGACCGAAGTCCATATGACTGAAGCCCGTATAAGTCGCCTGGGGTTAGCCTCAATTGACTCATCGAATATTGCGTATAAACATCTGGAAGCCAACATCTTCAAGAAATTTGGGGTGGATACCGCTACCTATCGGACGAGTTATATTTTCTATTCTTCTCACCCACAGGATATGGAGTTGATTTATAAGCGGGTTACAGATAATTTACAGAAGAAGATTAGCGCGAAAAATGCAAAACAGCCCAAAGGCTAA
- a CDS encoding DUF58 domain-containing protein, with protein MDEFLARLRNFDIRIRKAVNSQMRGSFRSIFKGTGLEFSDLRTYQYGDDVRAIDWNVSSKGHGTFVKVFREEKDQTVFFVVDVSASQQVGPRYRDKLAATKEVCGVLALSAIREASHVGMYCFSDQKERYIKPANGMKTGYQLIMSLYKLQPESGRTSIADALLFTLNALKRRSVVILLSDFIDLNYEHNLKALAKKHDLVVIHLYDQREVNLPRLGIIPVHDTESGRTVWVNTSSLSFRNGLHDTFRQNQVRLERLCKQYNANYLALDSQEDFVPKLVELFRVRK; from the coding sequence ATGGACGAGTTCTTGGCCAGGCTTCGTAATTTCGATATTCGTATCCGCAAGGCGGTTAACTCGCAGATGCGCGGAAGTTTTCGCTCTATTTTTAAAGGTACTGGACTAGAGTTCAGTGACTTGCGCACGTATCAGTACGGAGATGACGTGCGCGCTATTGACTGGAACGTGTCATCTAAAGGACATGGTACGTTTGTAAAAGTATTTCGCGAGGAGAAGGATCAGACGGTTTTTTTCGTTGTCGATGTCAGCGCATCGCAGCAGGTTGGTCCGCGTTACCGCGATAAATTGGCGGCTACAAAAGAAGTGTGTGGAGTACTGGCACTGTCGGCCATCCGCGAGGCCAGCCATGTAGGTATGTACTGTTTTTCGGATCAGAAGGAGCGGTACATAAAACCCGCTAATGGGATGAAAACAGGTTATCAACTGATTATGAGCCTGTATAAACTACAGCCAGAGTCGGGTCGGACGAGCATTGCCGATGCGTTGTTATTTACGCTCAATGCGTTGAAGCGTCGGAGTGTGGTGATTCTGCTCTCCGATTTTATTGACCTGAACTATGAACATAACCTCAAGGCGTTGGCTAAAAAGCATGACTTAGTTGTTATTCATTTATACGATCAGCGAGAGGTCAATCTTCCCCGGTTAGGTATTATTCCTGTTCATGATACCGAGTCGGGGCGCACGGTATGGGTTAATACGTCGTCCCTATCGTTTCGAAACGGATTGCACGATACGTTTCGCCAGAACCAGGTTCGACTGGAACGACTTTGTAAACAATATAACGCCAACTACCTCGCGCTCGATTCGCAGGAGGACTTTGTGCCAAAACTTGTTGAATTATTTAGAGTGAGAAAGTAA
- a CDS encoding VWA domain-containing protein, with protein sequence MEPWYSLHWLNPAQWQQFHIVYPLALSLIPAVPVLFLVRYYLNRKAQQRLNISLGQLRSGVGRLQTRRSWLGLLRYLVPVSVFIGTGFLLAALARPQIVRELRDEQSEGIDIMLAMDVSESMTETDLPPNRLAAARRVAQLFVNSRKNDRIGLVVFAGEAFSLCPLTTDYGLLKQYLSELNSQMIRTSGTAIGDALARCINRMRERLPSPIDTAQTETNPWKPERSKLIILLSDGDNTAGNLDPITAAKLAKAFNIKLYTIAVGRPVSSTSQAVTVDEGILKTIATIGNGSFFRATDTRRLQSVFAQINRLEKSPIRVRIYEDVQDFYRIYLYWGITFLLCAMLLKNTIFGNVLED encoded by the coding sequence ATGGAACCCTGGTATTCACTTCACTGGTTAAATCCGGCGCAATGGCAGCAGTTTCATATCGTATACCCGTTGGCTTTATCATTGATCCCGGCCGTTCCGGTTTTGTTTTTAGTGCGTTATTATCTGAATAGAAAGGCGCAGCAACGACTTAATATCTCTCTTGGGCAGCTTCGTTCTGGTGTGGGTCGCCTTCAAACGCGCCGGTCGTGGCTTGGTTTACTTCGCTATTTAGTACCTGTAAGTGTATTTATAGGAACAGGGTTTCTGTTAGCAGCTTTGGCTCGTCCGCAAATTGTGCGGGAATTGCGTGATGAACAATCGGAAGGTATTGATATTATGCTGGCGATGGATGTATCGGAGTCGATGACTGAAACCGATTTGCCACCCAATCGGTTAGCGGCTGCCCGTCGGGTGGCCCAGCTATTTGTGAATAGTCGCAAAAATGACCGGATCGGCTTAGTGGTTTTTGCAGGCGAGGCTTTCTCGCTTTGCCCCCTCACAACGGACTATGGATTACTGAAACAGTACCTAAGTGAATTAAATAGCCAAATGATTCGTACCTCCGGTACGGCCATTGGCGATGCCTTGGCTCGGTGTATCAATCGAATGCGGGAGCGGTTGCCCTCACCAATAGATACGGCCCAGACTGAAACAAATCCATGGAAACCGGAACGGAGCAAGCTAATTATTCTATTGAGCGATGGCGATAATACCGCCGGTAATCTTGACCCGATTACCGCTGCCAAGCTGGCTAAAGCGTTTAATATTAAACTCTATACAATTGCTGTTGGCCGTCCGGTTTCGTCCACGTCTCAGGCCGTTACAGTGGATGAAGGCATTCTAAAAACGATTGCCACCATTGGCAACGGGAGCTTCTTCCGGGCTACGGACACGCGCCGATTACAATCCGTATTTGCCCAGATTAACCGCCTGGAAAAGTCGCCGATACGGGTTCGGATTTATGAGGACGTACAGGATTTTTATCGCATTTATCTGTACTGGGGCATTACATTCCTCCTGTGTGCGATGCTGTTAAAGAACACGATTTTTGGTAATGTGCTGGAGGATTGA
- a CDS encoding ribonuclease HII produces the protein MLRSYYNAEAIEAGLDEVGRGCLAGPVVAAAVILPKNYTHPILNDSKQLSHRQRESLKKDIERDALAWAVAEVSHTDIDQINILKASFLAMHRAVDALIIRPEHLLVDGNRFVPYPMIPHTCIIKGDAHYLSIAAASVLAKTYRDDLMAQLGQEFPAYGWAQNVGYPTPIHRKAIRQFGPTKYHRMSFRLL, from the coding sequence ATGTTACGTTCCTATTACAACGCCGAGGCTATTGAAGCCGGTTTAGACGAAGTGGGCCGCGGTTGTCTGGCTGGGCCGGTGGTAGCGGCAGCGGTTATTTTGCCCAAAAACTACACGCATCCCATTCTAAACGATTCGAAACAGTTGTCGCACCGCCAGCGTGAGAGCCTGAAAAAAGACATCGAGCGGGATGCACTGGCCTGGGCCGTTGCCGAAGTATCGCACACGGATATTGATCAGATCAATATTCTGAAAGCCAGCTTTCTGGCCATGCACCGGGCGGTAGATGCGTTAATAATCAGGCCAGAACATCTGCTAGTGGATGGAAATCGGTTTGTGCCGTACCCCATGATTCCGCATACCTGCATCATCAAAGGTGACGCTCATTACTTGTCCATTGCAGCCGCATCGGTATTGGCTAAAACCTATCGGGATGACCTGATGGCACAACTCGGACAGGAATTTCCGGCCTATGGCTGGGCGCAGAATGTCGGCTATCCAACACCCATTCATCGGAAAGCCATCCGGCAATTCGGCCCCACGAAATACCATCGAATGAGTTTTCGACTACTGTAA
- a CDS encoding nuclear transport factor 2 family protein has translation METIIVALMLALGQPTSSRQQVHNQFKTNTMETQSMQVVRTFLTAVQKGDQAKLASLIHPAIEWNQPGNNRFSGIKKSSTEVFQMVGGMFQATDNSLALTDINVLTANGNSVACLVHWKAVQPNGGILDVDNIDVYTVENGQIVKAKVYSADVAQEDNFWLK, from the coding sequence ATGGAAACAATTATAGTCGCCCTCATGCTGGCTCTGGGCCAGCCTACATCATCACGTCAACAAGTTCATAATCAATTCAAAACAAACACGATGGAAACACAATCAATGCAAGTCGTTCGTACCTTTTTAACCGCCGTTCAGAAAGGCGATCAGGCAAAACTAGCATCGCTCATTCACCCGGCTATTGAGTGGAACCAGCCGGGAAACAATCGGTTTTCGGGAATTAAGAAGTCAAGTACGGAAGTCTTTCAAATGGTAGGCGGCATGTTTCAGGCCACCGATAATAGCCTGGCCCTAACCGACATCAACGTCCTAACGGCCAACGGTAACAGCGTGGCCTGTCTGGTTCACTGGAAAGCCGTACAACCAAACGGAGGGATACTCGATGTCGACAACATTGACGTATATACCGTTGAGAACGGCCAGATTGTGAAAGCCAAAGTGTACTCGGCCGACGTAGCACAGGAAGATAATTTCTGGTTGAAGTAA
- a CDS encoding response regulator transcription factor: MPTVLLIEDEPALGMIVRDSLEVRGFTVLYASEGNEGLTFFRQHQPDIVVADVMMPQMDGFTLAEHIRQENSDVPIIFLTARSQTADVVRGFELGGNDYLKKPFSLDELIVRINALLRRKPASLPSSTLELTIGRYQFDPSKQKLMLGGQTVLLSHREAELLRRLYEQRNQVLERSTVLTELWGEDSFFNGRSLDVFITKLRRHLREDAQIQIINIRGIGYKLIV, from the coding sequence ATGCCGACCGTTTTACTGATTGAAGATGAGCCCGCTCTGGGCATGATTGTTCGGGATAGCCTCGAAGTCCGTGGCTTCACGGTGTTATACGCCAGCGAAGGCAATGAGGGACTAACCTTCTTCCGACAACATCAGCCCGATATTGTGGTGGCCGATGTCATGATGCCCCAAATGGACGGTTTCACCCTGGCCGAACACATTCGTCAGGAAAATTCCGATGTACCAATCATATTTCTGACCGCCCGCTCGCAAACTGCCGACGTAGTACGCGGTTTTGAATTGGGCGGCAACGATTACCTCAAAAAACCCTTTAGTCTGGACGAACTGATCGTTCGGATCAATGCGCTGTTGCGCCGAAAGCCAGCTTCTCTGCCATCGTCAACGTTGGAGCTAACCATCGGGCGTTATCAATTCGACCCCTCGAAACAAAAACTCATGCTGGGCGGTCAGACAGTTCTCCTATCGCACCGCGAAGCCGAACTGCTCCGGCGGTTGTACGAGCAACGAAATCAGGTCCTCGAACGCAGTACCGTGTTGACAGAGCTTTGGGGCGAAGACTCGTTTTTCAACGGCCGCAGCCTGGATGTGTTTATTACCAAGCTTCGGCGGCACCTACGAGAAGATGCACAAATTCAGATCATCAACATTCGGGGTATCGGCTATAAGTTGATTGTTTAA
- a CDS encoding cell wall metabolism sensor histidine kinase WalK — MTTCIVGINAFQGYWLWTTYQLNREQFAHTVQDALFQVLERQQVDSAKQLMRKRPTGTLTEARMSTGSETQIIVRRFDRPGEASGGDKAQVFVRRRNDSLHATKSPERLVVTYNAGRPATKSVSFRADTLARRISKLVLLDWAAGVDVNLSKLTVAYAKELRRRAIDADFKLDTLTIRSQQTQQQSQDNVFIVRKLATPQVTKNDNVLRTTPEPLNPVKNLFVQASFGTPTFYLLRRMGWLLGSSVFLLILTTGCFLFMLATILRQKKLSEVKNDFINNMTHELKTPIATVTAAIEALQNFGALNDPKKTQTYLAISQNNLQRLSDLVEKVLNLAIEEKRDLELQPELVNLANLANELITNHQLRAPKPIHATLAIPADTIVSVDRVHFSNALNNLIDNAINYSHDQVNISLTYQQQASGWQLIVADNGIGIPKAYQSAIFDRFFRVPTGDLHPVKGFGLGLAYVQQVIERHGGRIRVQSEPGKGSAFILDF, encoded by the coding sequence ATGACTACCTGCATTGTGGGGATCAATGCCTTTCAGGGTTATTGGCTCTGGACGACCTACCAGCTCAACCGAGAGCAATTTGCCCATACGGTTCAGGACGCGCTGTTTCAGGTATTGGAACGTCAACAGGTAGACTCCGCGAAGCAATTGATGCGTAAACGGCCTACGGGTACTCTGACAGAAGCTCGTATGTCGACCGGTTCGGAGACGCAAATTATTGTACGTCGTTTCGATAGACCAGGCGAAGCTTCCGGTGGCGACAAGGCTCAGGTTTTTGTCCGCAGGCGGAATGATAGTTTGCACGCAACCAAATCGCCCGAGCGACTTGTCGTCACCTACAATGCAGGTCGGCCAGCTACTAAATCCGTTTCATTTCGAGCCGATACCCTCGCCCGCAGAATCTCTAAGCTGGTTTTGCTCGATTGGGCGGCTGGTGTCGATGTCAACCTGAGCAAATTGACAGTAGCCTATGCAAAAGAACTCCGCCGTCGTGCGATTGACGCCGATTTTAAGCTCGACACACTTACCATCCGATCGCAACAAACTCAGCAGCAATCCCAGGATAATGTCTTTATCGTTCGTAAGCTAGCTACACCTCAGGTGACAAAAAATGATAACGTTCTAAGAACAACACCGGAGCCATTGAATCCCGTAAAAAATCTGTTTGTACAGGCTTCATTTGGTACACCAACGTTTTACCTGCTTCGGCGGATGGGCTGGTTGCTGGGCAGCTCCGTGTTTTTATTAATCCTGACCACGGGTTGCTTTCTGTTTATGCTGGCCACGATTCTGCGCCAGAAGAAGTTGTCGGAAGTTAAAAACGACTTCATTAACAACATGACGCATGAGCTAAAAACACCCATCGCAACGGTGACGGCGGCCATTGAAGCACTCCAGAATTTCGGGGCGTTGAACGACCCGAAGAAAACCCAGACCTACTTAGCCATCTCTCAAAATAACCTGCAACGATTGTCGGACCTAGTCGAGAAAGTATTGAACCTGGCCATCGAAGAGAAGCGTGATCTGGAACTTCAGCCCGAACTTGTTAATCTGGCGAATCTAGCCAATGAGCTGATTACCAATCACCAACTTCGTGCGCCGAAACCGATTCACGCGACGCTGGCTATTCCTGCCGACACCATCGTCTCGGTTGATCGTGTCCATTTTAGTAATGCGCTGAATAATCTGATCGACAACGCCATTAACTATTCCCATGACCAGGTCAACATTAGTCTGACGTATCAACAGCAGGCTAGCGGCTGGCAACTGATCGTAGCCGACAATGGGATTGGCATCCCGAAAGCCTATCAGTCCGCTATTTTCGACCGTTTTTTTCGGGTACCCACCGGCGATCTTCATCCGGTAAAAGGGTTTGGTTTGGGGCTGGCCTATGTTCAGCAGGTGATTGAACGACATGGCGGGCGAATCCGGGTGCAGAGCGAACCTGGCAAGGGCAGTGCGTTTATTCTAGACTTTTGA
- a CDS encoding GLPGLI family protein, with protein sequence MKTHSMLTILLSLLLAAARPMLAQTSGHINYEVVRKVDLSATRIVINGEQVKPGDPNFPTDIPDTRTFGQKVTFDDKYAKESRDAQTISIRMDSRPGPGGGGGVPRNTNFSPPFEEKIFVDLANQKTVTLLTIGKDKDAKLYRAGTPIQRTGDWQITDQTKKIAGYTCRKATVPFKKETYTVWFTTELPITYSPIRELTPESGVVLLVESSREQFRATKVNLSAIDAKEVQPSAQAQTVTTEQLADLRQKAMADFQQQMMMGERN encoded by the coding sequence ATGAAAACGCATAGTATGTTAACCATTCTCCTCTCACTGCTTCTGGCAGCCGCCCGCCCGATGCTGGCGCAAACATCCGGGCACATCAATTATGAAGTTGTTAGGAAAGTAGATCTCTCCGCGACGCGTATCGTCATCAACGGCGAACAGGTCAAACCCGGCGACCCTAACTTCCCAACCGACATTCCAGATACCCGCACCTTTGGCCAGAAGGTGACATTCGATGATAAATACGCCAAAGAGAGCCGGGATGCGCAAACTATTTCTATTAGAATGGATAGTAGGCCGGGGCCGGGCGGTGGCGGTGGTGTACCCCGAAATACAAATTTCAGTCCGCCATTCGAAGAGAAGATATTTGTCGATCTGGCTAATCAGAAAACCGTTACGTTGCTGACTATTGGCAAAGATAAAGACGCTAAACTTTACCGCGCTGGAACACCCATTCAACGCACGGGCGACTGGCAAATCACCGATCAAACCAAAAAAATTGCGGGCTATACCTGCCGTAAAGCGACTGTACCGTTCAAGAAAGAAACCTACACCGTTTGGTTCACCACCGAGCTACCCATTACGTACTCGCCCATTCGTGAGCTAACTCCCGAATCGGGTGTAGTGCTCCTGGTCGAAAGTAGCCGCGAGCAATTCCGGGCCACGAAGGTCAATCTATCGGCTATCGACGCTAAAGAGGTTCAGCCATCTGCTCAGGCGCAAACTGTCACTACGGAGCAACTAGCCGATCTCCGCCAAAAAGCCATGGCGGATTTTCAGCAGCAAATGATGATGGGCGAACGCAACTGA
- a CDS encoding outer membrane beta-barrel family protein, which yields MKFFSLFILLLVARSSHLLAQKATGKSEVVGSVVDSVSGKPLRLASVSLLTDQDSTYIDATITNGDGQFRLRNVGTGRFRLLVTFLGYRNTSSLVTVSRETSVDIGVLRMTEQANTLSEVVVKQERAPVAVKGDTVEFNAGSFKTQPNAQVEELLRKLPGVEVARDGTIKAQGQAVSRVLVDGKPFFGSDPKMATRNLPADIVDKVQLYDQSSDQSQFSGIDDGNRERTINLTIKRDKRKGYFGQNSVGAGTDARYQSRLNVNRFNNRIDGPGRQLSLIGQANNLNQQNFTLGGGAGGPVIVGGPGGLETAANQSPTNIIEIKAGGLNYRDKLGKRAELSSSYFLNQAITTTDQQSRRENVLPDRSFLTDQHNYSQNRQTTHRFNARLDWQLDSMTNLRITPNVSWQTTGYDSRTTSRSYLPAGQSLNDGDTRYGSTGDGLNGYNNLLLMRKFRREGRTLSANLNTVLTNGMTNALNQSTNLFYDSTGTNSLSTTRLNQRNRQNSYALQNTLTLSFTEPLSLTQKLELRYAYATNRNRAERDVVDANDVNGQYDRPKAALSNHFGSLFATHRLGSTLQTRRLRYSYALGFDLQQSELRVDNRSVDTTNSRRYLNLMPNALFSYTFSRNRSLRLQYRTRLSPPSITQLQPVVDNTNPLNIRLGNPALRPEYYNNLTLTFNGSSGMGGKSLFLFASLNHSDNRISTMTTVNSTGVQTTQPINTGGYLSANGSLSIGRTLQPSKLGISLMTNASFTRAVSLINDQSNESRNVSLGQGFRLQSAYNGKVDYGISGTVSYQTATYSLLSKQNTAYWSQYATADVHWQLPFNFVLTSDLTYTATTGRAAGYNQQFTLWNAALAWQFLKAKQGEFRVQGFDLLNQNRSVIRNTGDSYVEDVQSRVLTRYFLVSFVYNLRKFGV from the coding sequence ATGAAATTCTTCTCTCTTTTTATCCTCCTGCTAGTAGCCAGGAGCAGTCATTTACTTGCCCAAAAAGCGACGGGGAAATCAGAAGTTGTAGGCTCCGTAGTCGATTCGGTGAGCGGCAAACCACTGCGCCTAGCTTCCGTTTCGCTACTCACCGACCAGGACTCCACGTATATAGATGCCACGATTACGAACGGCGATGGCCAGTTTCGGCTACGCAATGTAGGCACGGGTCGTTTTCGATTATTGGTGACGTTCCTTGGCTATCGAAATACCTCTTCCCTGGTAACGGTTAGCCGGGAAACGTCAGTCGATATTGGCGTATTGCGAATGACCGAGCAGGCCAATACGCTGAGCGAAGTGGTTGTTAAGCAGGAACGGGCTCCTGTTGCCGTCAAGGGAGATACGGTGGAATTCAACGCGGGTTCCTTTAAAACCCAACCCAATGCACAGGTGGAGGAGTTGCTTCGAAAACTGCCCGGCGTGGAAGTGGCGCGTGATGGTACGATAAAAGCACAGGGGCAGGCAGTTAGTCGGGTGCTGGTGGATGGGAAACCCTTTTTCGGTAGTGATCCTAAGATGGCCACCCGCAATCTCCCCGCTGATATTGTCGATAAAGTACAACTCTACGATCAATCGTCGGATCAGTCACAGTTTTCGGGTATCGACGACGGTAACCGCGAACGCACCATCAATCTCACCATTAAGCGAGATAAGCGGAAAGGTTATTTTGGACAGAATTCTGTTGGTGCCGGTACTGATGCACGCTATCAGAGCCGCTTGAACGTGAATCGCTTCAACAACCGTATCGACGGACCGGGCCGTCAGCTTTCCTTAATTGGGCAGGCGAACAACCTTAATCAACAGAACTTTACGCTGGGTGGTGGTGCGGGTGGACCCGTGATTGTTGGTGGGCCAGGTGGTCTAGAAACCGCAGCTAATCAATCGCCCACGAACATCATCGAGATTAAAGCGGGTGGTTTAAATTACCGGGATAAGCTGGGAAAACGTGCTGAACTATCATCGAGCTATTTCCTCAATCAGGCCATCACAACGACCGACCAGCAAAGCCGACGCGAGAATGTACTACCCGACCGGTCGTTCCTCACCGATCAGCATAATTATTCGCAGAATCGGCAGACGACCCATCGCTTCAATGCCCGTCTCGACTGGCAACTCGACTCGATGACTAACCTACGTATAACCCCGAACGTGTCGTGGCAAACCACGGGTTACGACAGCCGAACAACCAGCCGATCATATTTGCCAGCAGGACAGTCCCTCAACGATGGTGATACCCGCTATGGCTCAACCGGCGATGGTTTAAACGGCTACAACAACCTGTTGCTCATGCGGAAATTTCGTCGGGAAGGGCGGACGTTATCGGCGAATCTGAATACGGTGCTGACAAATGGGATGACCAATGCACTCAATCAGTCTACTAATCTGTTTTATGATTCAACTGGTACAAATTCACTCAGTACCACCCGGCTCAATCAGCGCAACCGGCAGAATAGCTACGCACTCCAGAATACGCTGACACTATCGTTCACCGAACCGCTTTCGCTCACCCAAAAGCTGGAGCTTCGGTACGCATACGCAACGAATCGGAACCGGGCCGAGCGCGATGTGGTCGATGCTAACGACGTGAACGGGCAGTACGACCGCCCAAAGGCCGCCCTGAGTAATCATTTTGGTAGCCTCTTCGCCACGCACCGTCTGGGCTCAACTCTCCAAACGCGACGGCTTCGGTACAGCTACGCCTTAGGTTTTGATCTACAGCAGTCGGAATTACGGGTCGATAACCGATCGGTCGATACGACGAATAGCCGAAGATACCTGAATTTGATGCCTAATGCGCTCTTTAGCTATACGTTTTCCAGGAATCGCAGCCTGCGACTACAATACCGAACGAGGTTGAGTCCGCCCTCGATAACGCAGTTGCAGCCCGTTGTGGATAACACCAATCCGCTGAACATTCGCCTTGGAAACCCCGCACTTCGGCCTGAATATTACAATAATCTTACGTTGACCTTCAACGGCTCTAGTGGGATGGGTGGCAAAAGTCTGTTTTTGTTTGCCAGTCTGAACCATAGCGACAACCGAATCAGCACAATGACAACTGTTAACAGTACTGGGGTACAGACAACCCAACCAATAAATACCGGCGGGTATTTGTCCGCGAATGGCTCCCTGTCGATAGGGCGAACGCTTCAGCCGAGCAAACTGGGTATCAGCCTGATGACCAATGCCAGTTTTACTCGGGCTGTGAGTTTAATCAATGACCAATCGAACGAGTCTAGAAACGTTAGTCTGGGCCAGGGGTTTCGACTGCAATCTGCTTATAACGGTAAGGTAGACTACGGCATTAGCGGAACGGTTAGCTACCAGACAGCCACTTATTCGCTCCTGTCAAAGCAGAATACGGCCTACTGGTCGCAATACGCAACCGCCGATGTGCATTGGCAGCTCCCGTTCAATTTCGTCCTCACCAGCGATCTAACCTATACCGCAACTACCGGTCGGGCGGCAGGCTACAATCAGCAGTTTACGCTTTGGAATGCCGCTCTCGCCTGGCAGTTTCTGAAAGCAAAACAGGGTGAATTTCGTGTTCAGGGTTTCGATTTGCTGAACCAGAATCGGAGTGTGATTCGGAACACGGGCGATTCCTATGTAGAGGATGTACAAAGCCGGGTGCTGACGCGCTATTTCCTGGTGAGTTTTGTTTATAACCTTCGAAAGTTTGGCGTGTAA
- a CDS encoding AraC family transcriptional regulator: MQDYQKRLSLNVLAYAVQKNTDPAQLCHLSGIELDTLKSESSPSLTVQQINALWLNATELSKDSFFGLHFGESLQVAALGVVGELIRHSQTIGEALTQAAAFSHLITDLLTMSVNRCGQSFTIQFIPSAENQASSPLVFRQMMDFFMAFTLHEVDGLILQKIRPISVRMPVELADLPEYIRVLRCQSIQNATDYALEFDSRFWDELILTADYELQAVLLRKVSALDEAHTTKTSLSERINNFLLANAYLGVPTLDAIAANLNVSSRSLQRKLQEEGVTYQQLTDSIRKSLALHYLQTGQHPVKEVSYILGYNELSAFNRAFRRWTGTTPVSYQKGQLL, translated from the coding sequence ATGCAAGACTATCAGAAACGCCTGTCGCTGAACGTACTGGCCTATGCTGTCCAGAAAAATACCGACCCGGCACAGTTATGCCATCTTTCAGGTATTGAGTTAGATACGTTGAAAAGTGAATCGAGTCCCAGCCTGACCGTGCAACAAATCAATGCATTATGGTTGAATGCGACTGAATTAAGCAAGGATTCATTCTTCGGGCTTCATTTTGGTGAGTCGTTGCAGGTGGCCGCGTTAGGGGTGGTGGGTGAGTTGATCCGTCATAGCCAAACGATTGGCGAAGCGCTGACACAGGCTGCGGCCTTTTCTCACCTGATTACAGATCTGCTCACTATGTCGGTAAACCGTTGCGGGCAATCCTTCACGATTCAATTCATTCCTTCGGCTGAGAATCAGGCGAGTTCTCCTCTGGTATTTCGCCAGATGATGGACTTTTTCATGGCCTTTACCCTGCACGAGGTCGATGGTTTGATTCTGCAAAAAATACGGCCCATTTCGGTCAGGATGCCGGTCGAACTAGCAGACCTGCCCGAATACATACGCGTGCTGCGCTGCCAGTCTATTCAGAATGCTACGGATTATGCACTGGAGTTCGACAGTCGGTTTTGGGATGAACTTATTCTAACCGCAGATTATGAATTACAGGCGGTGTTGTTACGGAAGGTAAGCGCACTCGATGAAGCGCACACGACCAAAACGTCGTTAAGCGAACGGATTAACAATTTCCTGTTAGCCAATGCGTATCTGGGCGTCCCAACGCTCGATGCCATTGCGGCCAATCTGAACGTGAGCAGCCGTAGTTTACAACGGAAGTTACAGGAAGAGGGTGTAACGTATCAACAACTGACTGATTCCATCCGAAAATCCCTGGCCTTGCATTACCTCCAAACGGGCCAGCACCCCGTAAAAGAAGTCTCCTATATTCTCGGATACAATGAGTTAAGTGCCTTCAATCGGGCCTTTCGGCGATGGACCGGTACCACGCCGGTGAGTTATCAAAAAGGGCAGCTTTTATAA
- a CDS encoding DUF2480 family protein yields the protein MEAEIINRVANSGLMTLDLEDYYHPGERVVYDLKDNLFMGLILKEKDFRAFLKEHDWSQYAGKNVAITCTEDAIVPTWAYMLLTIQLQPYANTVVFGNRTDLEEKLYFDAIAQIKPEEYRDARVVVKGCSKVPVPTAAYVEITRLLRPVVQSLLFGEPCSTVPLYKRPKG from the coding sequence ATGGAAGCTGAAATCATCAATCGCGTTGCCAATAGCGGCCTTATGACGCTGGATCTGGAAGATTATTATCATCCCGGTGAGCGGGTCGTTTACGACTTGAAAGACAACCTCTTTATGGGGCTAATCCTAAAAGAAAAGGACTTTCGGGCTTTTTTGAAAGAACACGACTGGAGCCAGTACGCGGGTAAAAACGTAGCTATTACCTGCACTGAAGATGCTATTGTGCCAACCTGGGCCTATATGCTGCTAACAATTCAGCTACAACCTTATGCGAATACGGTTGTGTTCGGCAATCGAACAGATCTTGAAGAGAAACTCTATTTCGACGCAATCGCCCAAATCAAACCCGAGGAGTATCGGGATGCCCGCGTCGTGGTAAAAGGCTGTTCGAAAGTTCCGGTGCCAACAGCGGCTTATGTCGAGATCACACGCCTGTTGCGTCCTGTGGTGCAAAGCCTGCTTTTTGGTGAGCCATGTAGCACCGTGCCTTTGTATAAACGCCCGAAGGGGTAG